A region of Vigna radiata var. radiata cultivar VC1973A chromosome 10, Vradiata_ver6, whole genome shotgun sequence DNA encodes the following proteins:
- the LOC106776025 gene encoding vesicle-associated membrane protein 722-like: MGQKSLIYAFVSRGTVILAEYTEFSGNFNSIAFQCLQKLPATNNKFTYNCDAHTFNYLVDNGYTYCIVADESIGRQVPMAFLERVKDDFVSKYGGGRAATAPANSLNKEFGPKLKEHMQYCVDHPEEVNKLAKVKAQVSEVKGVMMENIEKVLDRGEKIELLVDKTENLHNQAQDFRTSGTRIRRKMWLQNMKIKLIVLGILIALILVIVLSVCRGFNCGK, encoded by the exons ATGGGGCAGAAGTCTCTGATCTACGCGTTCGTGTCTCGTGGAACGGTAATTCTCGCGGAGTACACTGAATTCAGCGGAAACTTCAACTCCATCGCCTTCCAGTGCCTTCAGAAGCTTCCTGCCACTAACAACAAGTTCACCTACAATTGCGACGCTCACACCTTCAATTACCTCGTCGACAATGGCTACA CATATTGCATTGTTGCTGATGAATCAATTGGAAGGCAAGTGCCCATGGCTTTTTTAGAGCGTGTCAAGGATGATtttgtgtcaaaatatggtgGAGGAAGGGCCGCCACAGCTCCTGCGAACAGCCTTAATAAGGAATTTGG GCCAAAGTTGAAGGAACATATGCAGTACTGTGTCGATCATCCCGAAGAGGTCAACAAGCTTGCGAAGGTGAAAGCTCAGGTTTCTGAAGTTAAAGGTGTCATGATGGAGAATATTGAAAAG GTTCTGGACAGGGGTGAAAAAATAGAGCTTCTGGTGGATAAGACAGAGAACCTTCATAACCAG gcACAAGATTTCAGGACTTCTGGAACCAGAATCCGTCGAAAAATGTGGCTACAGAACATGAAGATAAAGCTGATTGTCCTGGGAATTTTGATAGCACTGATCCTTGTAATAGTCCTATCTGTGTGTCGTGGGTTCAACTGTGGGAAATAG